AGTTCTAACTGGGTTAAGAAAAGTAACTTCTGGAGAAATTACGTTACATGGTTCCAGTCTGCAGACGCTTAATCCCAGACAAATATCGGAGGCAAAAGTCGGACATATTCCAGAGGATCGTCATAAAAGAGGCCTAGTTCTTGATTTTTCTGTGAGCGAAAATATGGTTTTAAAAAATTATTATCATCCTCGTTTTAATAAAAATGGATTCTTGAAATTTGAGGAAATCGATCAGTATTCAATTGATTTAATTGAACAATTTGATGTTCGTACTCCTAGTCATAATACCCCAGCAAGGGCATTATCAGGAGGGAACCAACAAAAAGCAATTATTGCAAGAGAAGTAGATAGTGATCCAGATTTATTAATTGCAGGTCAACCAACTAGAGGGTTGGATGTAGGTGCAATTGAGTTTATCCATAAAAAGCTCATCGAACAACGCGATAAAGGAAAAGCTGTTTTGTTAATCTCATTGGAATTGGATGAGTTATTAAATGTATCTGATCGTATTGCAGTTATTTATGAAGGAAATATCGTTGGCATCGTAGATCCAAAAGAAACAAATGAACAAGAACTAGGATTGATGATGTCAGGAGGAAAAATAAACCAAAGAGGTAAAGAACAATGAAAACATTATCACGTTGGTTATTAAGAGAATCAATTATAATACCTCTTATTTCAGTGTTTGCTGGGCTTATAATTGGAGCAATCATTATGATGTTTGGTGGTTATAACCCATTTGAGGCATATCAAGCACTTTTTAATAAAGCATTTGGTAGTGTTTATGGTGTTGGTGAAACGATTCGAACAATTACTCCACTTATATTTACTGGACTAGCTGTTGCTTTTGCATTTAGGACAGGTTTATTCAACATTGGTGCAGAGGGACAGTTCATTATGGGTTCACTAGCTGCCGCTTACGTAGGTATCATGCTTGACCTTCCAGCTATCATTCATATGCCACTAGCTGTTATTGTTGGAGGTATCGTTGGTGGATTATGGGGTGGAATAGCAGGCTTTCTTAAGGCATCTCGTGGAGTACATGAAGTTATCACTACCATTATGCTAAACTGGATTGCTTTATATTTGTCAAACTATTTAATCCGTACGCATTTGTTAGAAAAAGGTCAACAAAAATCAGAAACGCTAGCTCAAAGCTCATGGTTGTCCTTTTCATTTTTAACAGACATATTCAATAATGCTCGTGTACATTTTGGTTTTTTAATTGCCATTCTTTGTGCGATAGTATTTTATGTGATTTTACAGAAAATGAAACAAGGATATGAGCTTCGTTCCGTTGGACTCAATCCACATGCTGCCGAATATGCAGGGATAAACGTAAAAAGCAATATAATAAAGGCAATGGTTATTAGCGGGATGTTCGCAGGACTGGGCGGTGCTGTAGAAGTACTTGGTGTGACTCATAATGTGATCATATTGCCTGCCTTCCAGGGATATGGATTTGATGGTATCGCTGTTGCATTGTTAGGTGGAAACGCAGCATTTGGTTCAGTCGTCGGTGCATTTTTATTAGGGACTTTAACTTTTGGAGCAACAGGGATGAAACTTGGTGCAGGTGTCCCATTTGAAATAATCAATATTGTCATTGCCCTTGTTATTTACTTTGTAGCGTCAAGGTTAATTTTTAAAAGGCTAATGAATGCATTGAATGTGAATAAACAGGAGGAACAATAACATGGATTGGCTAAAAATATTTGTTGATCTGACGCACAATACCATTGTTTTTTCTACGGCTTTAGTATTTGCAGCCATAGGAGGCATGTTCTCTGAACGTTCCGGAGTTGTTAACATTGCGTTAGAAGGGCTTATGATCATAGGAGCTTTTACAGGTGCAGTGGTGACCTTTTTTGTGGATCAATCTTTAGGAGGCAGTGCTATTTCACCATGGATCGGGTTTATTTGTGCGATTGTGGCTGGTATCATCTTTTCATTACCACATGCGGTTGCATCTATTAGATACCATGCAGATCAAGTTGTTAGTGGAATTGCTTTGAACTTTTTAGCAATTGGAGTTGCTATTTACTTTACTAAAGTATTATTTGATGGTTCTGCACAAACTAAAACTATAAAATCTTCTTTTGATAAATGGGAAATACCATTTCTTAGTGAACATTCAACCGTAGGTGCTCTATTTAAAGCTTATCCTACAAGTGTGATTATGTTAATTGTGGTTGTCGTTTCTTATGTAGTACTATTTAAAACTCCATTTGGGTTAAGATTAAGAGCTGTTGGAGAACACCCAAGAGCTGCAGATACGATGGGGATTAATGTGTTTAGAACACGTTATATTGCAGTAATGATCAGTGGTGCTTTAGCAGCAATGGGTGGAGCAACTATTGTATTAACGACTACAAATAACTTTACACATAGTACGATTTCTGGACAAGGATTTATTGCTTTAGCCGCTCTTATTTTTGGTAAGTGGCATCCAACGAAAACGATGTTTGCTGCATTATTTTTTGGAATGGCAACAGCATTAAGATCAGTGCTACAACAGTTTGGAATTACGGAGTATATTCCTGTTGATTTTATATTCATTCTTCCATATGTGCTTACGATTTTAGTCTTAGCAGGGTTAATTGGTCGTGCAGATGCACCTTCAGCCCTAGGTAAACCTTATGAGCTTGGAAGTCGATAATTTTCAACAATCCAATCATTACTTTCTATTTTAATTTTATTTTCAAATAAAAAAGGCGAAGTTATTCCCATATGCTTGAATGTGGGAATTCTCGCCTTTTTTCACACTAACTAGCAAATGCATACTGTAATGAAATGATAAAATCAAGATATGAAAACCATTTTTTCTTATTTCTTTTTATTAGGTATGCTATAGCTGCTGTTCCAAGCAATGCTAGATATAAAGTCCAAAGTATATCTATCATGTCTTTATAACCTCTTGTTGTTTTATTTTAGAATGACTATTTCCTCCCCTGAAATATAACAAGGTTCTCAACTCTTTGCAAACGAATATACTCATTATTTTTTAAATCTAACCGAAAGAAACCATAAAGATAGGCTGCCTCTATAAAAGAAAGTCCAGGATAACATACTACAGCTTCATTTGTGTATGGATTATCCATTATCACTTGCCATTCTCCAGTTCGATTGTTAATTGGAATCTGTTTCAATACTTCATTTTTATATTGCACAATTTGTTCTAGCTGAGGCCAAATATTCGCCCAAGAAGGACTAAATTGTTTTGGATTTGGAAATATAGTTTTAGCTTTATTAAGCAATTTTGTAGCTTCAGATATATTTGTATCATCATAGGATTTAAGCTGATCTTTCATCCAGTACAAAAAATGACTAAAGCCGGAATACCCTTTTTCTTTCATTTGTGCTCTGACAAAATCATATTCAGGTTTAGATTTTGCTGTTTCAAAAAGTTCAATTAAATTTTTTTCCGCTATTTTCACATTCTCACCCATGTTCATAAGTATTTTATTTAAAATGATATATGAAATGCATAAAAAAGCAAGTGTTTTCAATTATTAGGTTTAAAAAATACTCATTGTTGATTTTTTGTACAGTACGCATAAATAAAACCGCATGAATCAATGTTTATAAATTTGATTTCATACGGTTTATTCATTTTAATTGGGTTTTGTCTAAGCCTCTTGATGATACGCATTAACAAAGTTTATGAAGAGAAAGGAGTCAAAAATTGTTGAGTCCAATAATGTCTATAGTTGCTATTAGAACCATAATAATACCCTACACCGATTTGAGTATAATTGCTTGATAATATATTTGCTCTATGTCCGGAACTGTTCATCCACCCATTCACTACCTTTTCAGGAGTGTTTTGACCAGCAGCAATATTTTCTGCAGCTGCACGATAATTCAAGCCAAAGGATTTCATCATATCAAATGGTGATCCATAGGTCGGAGAAATATGATCAAAGTATTGATTAATAAGCATATCTTTAGATTTAATATTTGCTACATTGCTAATATTCGCATTTAATGTTAAAGGAGTTAGTTTATTATTTACTCTTTGCTCATTTGTTAAGAAAAATACTTCAAATTCAAATTCATCTGGAATATATGTATCACTTTGGATATATTCATATTGTTGGAAGCTGGATTCTTTAGAGGTTAAGGTATCACCTTTATCCATTATGACTGTTGAACGCTTCTCATCCCATGAAACTTCATATCCGAATGCTTCTCCTGCTGCTCTTAAAGGTATCAAAGTTCGGCTGCCTATTAATTTAGCCGTTGTATCTATTTTAGAAATTTTACTCTTTGACCCAGAGTTTTGATCCATTTGATGAACAAATTTAGAATCAATTTTCATAATCACTACTTTTTGTTCATTTCCTCTATGTAATGTTGAAGTAATGGTTGCCGAATTGTTATCCCAATCTACTTTTGCTCCTATTTTTTCAAAAACACCTCGAAGTGGAATTAATACTCTATTCCCATCAATAATAGGTTCTGAATCTGGGAAATTCACTTTTTCTCCATCTACAATGACTGAGATATTTGTGACTGCAAGTGAAGACGAAGGCATGATTAATGATGACAATAGTATTATGAGTACAAACTTAAACTTTTTAATCATCTTGTAAACTCCTATTCATGTTTTATTATAGGAACATACATAATATTTGATTAGACAATGTATCTTTGTTCATCTGAAAATGATATTATCAAAATATACCAAAATGATATAGGTTTCGGTGATATCTCACTAAATTGTTATGTAATTGAATATGATAAGTGTATAAATCAATCTTTATGTATGTTAACTATATAACTAGTATAACATTCGTAATAGTAAAATGAAGTTGCAATTAACTTGTAAAATATAGAATCAATATACATATTATTGATTACATTTCAGGATTTTGAAAAAAAGTAATAAGTACTATATTTTATTAAAAAGGATCAATATGGAAGGAGTTCAAAGAAATGAAAACAGAGGTTTTGTCACTTCAATCAAATGATTCATTTTTTCATGTGAAGTGTTGGATACCAGAAACAGAACCAAAAGCGGTAGTTCAAATTTCACATGGGATGGCCGAACACATTGAAAGGTATGATCGTTTTGCTAATACACTGGTTAATGAAGGCTATGCTGTTTTAGGGAATGATCATCGAGGTCATGGAAAAACAGCAGTTAATAAAGAAGACCTGGGATTTTTTGCTGAAAAAGATGGCTGGAAGTTAGTAGTAGAAGATATGCATACTTTAAATTTGATGATTAAAGATAAATATCCAGACTTACCTGTTTTTATATTTGGTCATAGTATGGGTTCTTTTTTAACTAGAAGATACATCCAACTTTATGGTAAAGGATTAGATGGTGTAATTTTATCTGGAAGTGGGGGAGATGGAGGATTATTAGGTAAACTAGGAGTACATATTGTTAAATATGAGGTGAAAAGAAAGGGAACACGCGGAAGAAGCCCAAGAATGAATAAACTGATATTTGGCAGATTTAATAAAAGCTTTCATCCAAATCGGACAGAATTTGATTGGATTTCAAGAGATGAAAATGAAGTTGATAAATACGTTGAAGACCCTTTCACAGGGGGTGTGTGTACAGCAAGTTTTTATTATGATATGTTATTCGGAGTGCAGGAGCTGCATCGAATGGAGAATATTCAACAAACTCCTAAGAATTTGCCAATATATTTTATAAGTGGTGATAAAGATCCATTAGGTAATTTTGGAAAGGACATAAAAAAAGTGGTCAGTTTATATCAAAATTCAGGAGTAAAAGATATTTCTTATAAAATATATAAGGATGCCAGACATGAATTATTGAGTGAATTGAATTTTGATGAAGTGACTCATGATATTATATTTTGGTTTCAGGAAAGATTAAATAAAGAGAGGTAATATATAATGCCTAAAGTTAAACTTGGAGTTAAAGATGGGAAATTAGCCGAATGTCCAAATTCCCCCAATTGTGTATCGACTCAGACAATGGACGAATCGAAAAAGTTGGAGCCTGTTCCTTTTACGATTTCTAATAAGAAGGCAATGGATAAAATAATAAAAGTTGTTGAAAAAATGCCAAGAACGAAAGTTGTGATTCAGGATAATAATTACTTACATGTAACCTTCACAACAAAATTATTTCGTTTTGTAGACGATGTTGAGTTCTACCTTGACGAACAAGAAAAGGTGATTCATTTCCGTTCAGCTTCACGAATGGGTTATTCTGATATGGGTGTGAATCGAAAACGTATGATTGAAATTACAAAAAAATTTCTTGTTTAAAATGAGAATTCAACAAAGATGACAATATAAAAGCCCCCATAAATAAAGATAAGCAGGGGCTCCTATTGATTAAGTTATTTTTTTTCCCATAGTTTATATAATGCTTGTGTTCCACGATCTTCTTCACCTAAACTAGCAAGCTCATCGTATAATTGTTTTGCTAATTTGAGTCCAGGCATTTCCATTCCCATAGCTGATGCTTCTTGTAATGCAATTCCCATATCTTTAATAAAATGTTTTACAAAAAAACCAGGTTCAAAATCCTCTTTGATGATCCTTGGAGCTAAATTGCTTAAAGACCAACTTCCTGCTGCCCCAGTGGAAATACTCTGCAGTACCTTTTCTGGATCAAGTCCAGATGTTCGCGCATATGCAATGGCTTCACAAATCCCGATCATATTGGTGGCTATAGCGATTTGGTTACACATTTTTGTATGTTGTCCTGCTCCTGCTTCTCCTTGTAGAATGATGTTTGCTCCCATTTTTTCAAGTATCGGTTTACAAACCTCAAAGGCTTTTGCTTCTCCTCCTACCATAATCGTTAAACGAGCATCTCTTGCTCCAATATCACCGCCTGAAACAGGTGCATCTAAAGAAAACAGGCCCTTTTCCTTAGCATGTTGAGCTATTTTTTTGGCTAATGTAGGTGTAGATGTAGTCATGTCGATTAGATAAGTACCTTTATTAGCATTAGAAATAATTCCGTTAGGACCTAAATAAATAGATTCTACATCTTGGGGATATCCAATCATTGTAATAATCACATCGGCTTGTCTAGTTAATTCTATCACTGAGTTTTTCCAAGTTGCACCTTGACTTATGAGATCAGCAGCTTTATCTTTCGTTCTAGTATAAATATGTAAGTTATAGCCTGCTTTCAACAGATGACCTGCCATGCTTTTTCCCATAACACCTATGCCAATAAACCCGATCGTTAGAGTGTTTTTTACATTGTTCATAACTTCTCCTTTTTCTACAAATAAGTTTTAAATTTTATTAATTTGTATTAGTATATTCTTTAACTATATTTTTGACAAGATTGTTCCTATTACAAAATCATAAAAGAGTTTGCCGAACCGATGATTTTCATTTGTTCGTTAGTTTGGTTATCTAATCTTGTAGATGTAACCCATAAAAAAAATTATACTCAAGGATCCAACA
The window above is part of the Chengkuizengella sp. SCS-71B genome. Proteins encoded here:
- a CDS encoding alpha/beta fold hydrolase codes for the protein MKTEVLSLQSNDSFFHVKCWIPETEPKAVVQISHGMAEHIERYDRFANTLVNEGYAVLGNDHRGHGKTAVNKEDLGFFAEKDGWKLVVEDMHTLNLMIKDKYPDLPVFIFGHSMGSFLTRRYIQLYGKGLDGVILSGSGGDGGLLGKLGVHIVKYEVKRKGTRGRSPRMNKLIFGRFNKSFHPNRTEFDWISRDENEVDKYVEDPFTGGVCTASFYYDMLFGVQELHRMENIQQTPKNLPIYFISGDKDPLGNFGKDIKKVVSLYQNSGVKDISYKIYKDARHELLSELNFDEVTHDIIFWFQERLNKER
- a CDS encoding DUF1499 domain-containing protein encodes the protein MPKVKLGVKDGKLAECPNSPNCVSTQTMDESKKLEPVPFTISNKKAMDKIIKVVEKMPRTKVVIQDNNYLHVTFTTKLFRFVDDVEFYLDEQEKVIHFRSASRMGYSDMGVNRKRMIEITKKFLV
- a CDS encoding ABC transporter permease — translated: MKTLSRWLLRESIIIPLISVFAGLIIGAIIMMFGGYNPFEAYQALFNKAFGSVYGVGETIRTITPLIFTGLAVAFAFRTGLFNIGAEGQFIMGSLAAAYVGIMLDLPAIIHMPLAVIVGGIVGGLWGGIAGFLKASRGVHEVITTIMLNWIALYLSNYLIRTHLLEKGQQKSETLAQSSWLSFSFLTDIFNNARVHFGFLIAILCAIVFYVILQKMKQGYELRSVGLNPHAAEYAGINVKSNIIKAMVISGMFAGLGGAVEVLGVTHNVIILPAFQGYGFDGIAVALLGGNAAFGSVVGAFLLGTLTFGATGMKLGAGVPFEIINIVIALVIYFVASRLIFKRLMNALNVNKQEEQ
- a CDS encoding NAD(P)-dependent oxidoreductase, whose protein sequence is MNNVKNTLTIGFIGIGVMGKSMAGHLLKAGYNLHIYTRTKDKAADLISQGATWKNSVIELTRQADVIITMIGYPQDVESIYLGPNGIISNANKGTYLIDMTTSTPTLAKKIAQHAKEKGLFSLDAPVSGGDIGARDARLTIMVGGEAKAFEVCKPILEKMGANIILQGEAGAGQHTKMCNQIAIATNMIGICEAIAYARTSGLDPEKVLQSISTGAAGSWSLSNLAPRIIKEDFEPGFFVKHFIKDMGIALQEASAMGMEMPGLKLAKQLYDELASLGEEDRGTQALYKLWEKK
- a CDS encoding stalk domain-containing protein; this translates as MIKKFKFVLIILLSSLIMPSSSLAVTNISVIVDGEKVNFPDSEPIIDGNRVLIPLRGVFEKIGAKVDWDNNSATITSTLHRGNEQKVVIMKIDSKFVHQMDQNSGSKSKISKIDTTAKLIGSRTLIPLRAAGEAFGYEVSWDEKRSTVIMDKGDTLTSKESSFQQYEYIQSDTYIPDEFEFEVFFLTNEQRVNNKLTPLTLNANISNVANIKSKDMLINQYFDHISPTYGSPFDMMKSFGLNYRAAAENIAAGQNTPEKVVNGWMNSSGHRANILSSNYTQIGVGYYYGSNSNYRHYWTQQFLTPFSS
- a CDS encoding ABC transporter permease, with product MDWLKIFVDLTHNTIVFSTALVFAAIGGMFSERSGVVNIALEGLMIIGAFTGAVVTFFVDQSLGGSAISPWIGFICAIVAGIIFSLPHAVASIRYHADQVVSGIALNFLAIGVAIYFTKVLFDGSAQTKTIKSSFDKWEIPFLSEHSTVGALFKAYPTSVIMLIVVVVSYVVLFKTPFGLRLRAVGEHPRAADTMGINVFRTRYIAVMISGALAAMGGATIVLTTTNNFTHSTISGQGFIALAALIFGKWHPTKTMFAALFFGMATALRSVLQQFGITEYIPVDFIFILPYVLTILVLAGLIGRADAPSALGKPYELGSR